The Phytoactinopolyspora mesophila DNA window AGCGAGGACACCGTCGAAGAGGTCAGCGAGGCGCTCGAGCGTGCCGGCGCGGAGGCCGATCTCACGGTCAGCATCGAGCCGGCATGGACGGATCCAGACTCCGAGCCGGTGCTGGACCAGCTGGCTACCGAAATGGTCTCCAGCGGTACCGAGTTGGGTGCCGGCAACGGCTTCGACCGTGGCGCTGCGGTACTCGCTGCCGCGTTGCTCAGCCGCTCGCCGGAGAACGGCGAAGCAGACGCGCCCGCCCGCACCGTCGACACGATGGTTGTCACGGCGTATGAGGAAGCCGGGATGATTCAGCTCGGACATGACGCGTCGACGACACCGACGATGGCCGTCGCCGTGGCCGGCCCAGTGTCGGGCGACGACGCCGACGAGCGGCTGTCCCGGCTGCTCAAGCTGACCGATGAGCTGCGGGCGAACAGCGACGGCGTAGTGGTAGGCGGCCCACCGGCAACTGCGCAGAACGGGCTCGTGGCAGCGCTGCGCGGCGCCGACGTCGAAGACGATGCCGACGAGGTCTCGACGGTGGACGTCATCGACCTGCCGACCGGTCGCGTCGCCGCCGTATTCGCCCTCGCCGAGCAGCAACGCGGCGGATCCGGACACTACGGCATCGTGGGTGACACCGACGGAGCGCTGCCTCCCGTGCAGGACTCGGATGCGGAGGACGACGACGAGGACCCCGGCACCGACGACGGGTCTGACTCCGACGACGAGGACCCCGAAGACCCCGAGGACGTCGAAGACGAGGCCGACGAGGCAGGCAACAACTGATGGGCGCCGTATTCCAGGCCGCGCGCCTCGTGGCCGGGGCAGCCGTCGCCGGAGCCGCTACCTGGGCGCTTGCCCGACGCTGGGTGCCACACCCGCCGGCGCTCCCGACCCCGCCCGGCCAGGACCAGCCGGTAGAGGCGGCCGAAACCTGGCAGCGCAAGAATTTCCACGGTGAGAGCGTGTCGTTGGTGGCCGGACCGGCGCTGGCAGCCGGTGCCGCGGCCGGCATCGCGCTGGCACCCGGCGCCAGCCGCGGAGTTCGAGCCGCGGGTGTCGGCACGGCAATGGCCGTCGGTGCGGTTGGCCTCTACGACGATCTCACCGGCGACTCGTCTAGCAAAGGGTTGCGCGGGCACCTGGTCGCGCTGCGCGGCGGCGAGGTCACCAGCGGCGCGGTGAAGGTGGGCGTTATCGGTCTGGCCGGACTCGCCGGCGCGGCATTGGTGAGCGAGAACGCCTTCGATGCTGCCGTCGGGGGTGCCGCCGTCGCCGGCCATGCGAACGTGGTGAACCTGCTTGATCTGCGTCCAGGCCGCGCGGGCAAGTCCGCACTGCTGCACGCCCCTTTGGTGCTGACCGGCCCGGGCGGCGCGGTGGGTGCGGCCGCACTTGGCGCGACCGTCGCGGCTCTGCCGGACGATCTCGGTGAGCGGACAATGCTCGGGGATGCCGGGGCGAACGTCCTCGGCGCTCTGCTCGGGCTGGCGATGGTGGCACGTGAGGGACGCCGCGCCAGGCTGGCACACCTGGCCGTGGTGACGGCCCTGACCTTGGCCAGCGAGAAGGTGAGTTTCACCAAGGTCATCGAGGGTACGCCGGTGCTTCGTGATCTCGACCGCCTCGGCCGGCGCCCGTAGCCCGTATGCGGGCGCGACGTGTCGCGGCCGGCGTCACCGCTGGTATTGCTGGTGGCGCCGCGCTGATCGCCGCGATCAGCGTGATCGCGAGGGTGGTGGGCTTCGGCCGTCAGCTTGTCTTCCAGTCCACAATCGGCCAGACCGTGCTGGGCGAGATCTTCGCGACCATCAACGCGTTGCCGAACGTCGTCTTCGAGATTGTTGCCGGCGGAGCGCTGGCCAGCGTCGTCGTACCCCTGATAGCCGCTGCCGCTAGCCGCGGCGACACCGAGCACGTGCGGCAGACGGTCTCCGCCCTGCTTGGGTGGACGCTCATCGTCCTGGTGCCGGTGGTGTTGCTGGGGGCGCTGCTGGCCGGGCCGATCGTCGAGCTGATGTTGCGGGGGAGGGGTGGCGCGGAAGGCGCCGAGGTGGGGCGCACCATGTTGCTGGTCTTCTTGCCGCAGATCCCGCTGTACGGGATCGCGGTCGTGACGGCGGGTGTGTTGCAGGCACACCGGCGGTTTCTCGCCGCGGCGCTCGCTCCCATCGTGTCGAGCCTGGTGGTGGCCGGGACATTCGTGGTCTTCGCCAGAGTGTTTGCCGGCGGGGACCGCAACGATCTCGCCACCCTGGATCGTCGTTCGGAACTGATCCTCGCCGGAGGAACCACCACCGGTGTGCTGCTCCTGACGCTGACCACCTTCGTGCCGATGCTGCTGCGAGTCACCGGGCTGCGACCCACGTTGACGTTCCCGCCCGGTGTGGCGCGCCGGGCGGCCAGCCTGGCCGGTGCGGGCATCGTGACGCTGACCGCCCAGCAGCTCGCGTACTTGATGTCATACCTGATGTCCAACGAGCACGCCGGCACCGGCGGTGCGGTGACCTTCCTGAACAGCTGGATGGTCTACTTGCTGCCCTATGCCGTCCTGGCGGTGCCGATCGCGACAGCGGCGTTCCCCCGGCTGACCACTCATGCCGCCGATGATCATGATGCCTATGCGCGGACCCTGGCGGGATCTACTCGTGCGGTTCTGGCCGCGTCCGGTGCCGGTGCCGCGGTCCTGATTGCCACGGCCTGGCCGGTGGCGGCCTTCTTCGGGCTGCTCGATCATGGCGACGTGCCGATCGAACGGATGGCCTGGGCGCTCGTTGCGTTCGCACCCGGGCTGCTGGGTTATGGGCTGGTCGCGCATCTGGGACGGGCATTGTATGCGCGTGGACGGGGCCGGGCCGCGGCCACAGCCACGGCCAGCGGCTGGTTGCTGGTCCTGGTGATGGCCGTGGTTCTGGCCAGTAACGTGGAAGAAGAACGCGTGACCGCGGCGTTGGGTCTGGCCCATTCGGCAGGGATGACGTTGGCCGGCATCTTGCTGCTGCGGGCGGTGGCCAAGGATTCCGGCCGGGAGGCGCTAGCTGGAGTCGGCCGCTCGCTGGCCGGCGTGATCGTGGGCGCGGCGGCCGGGGGCGCCGCCGGCTGGTGGGTCGCGGCATCGTTGCCGGACAGCAGTTCCGGCACGATCCTGACGTCGGGCGTGCTGTCGGCGCTGACGGCAGTTGTGGTCGCTCTGCTGGTGATTCTGGCCACAGACCGCAAAGCTCTTGCGGTCGTGTTGAGAAAATGAATCAAGAAGGTCTCAATCTGGTGATCGGCATCGGAACGGCGGCACAACGCTGTGATCGTTGGGGTGGGGTGTCGTCGCGGCGTAGCCCGCGCCGGACAGCAGTGCGCCGCCGGGTGCGTTCATGATCACTGGGTAGAGGGGGAGACTATGCGCAGGAAGAGGAAACAGTGACCGAGCCGATTCGCGTGACCATCGTGCTGTCGACGAGCAGCGGAGGAGTGGGCCGGCACGTGCGCTCCGTCGTCGACCGGCTACCTGCGCTCGGGGTTCGTCCCTCTGTTGCCGCTCCGGTGGCCACCGGCGAGCACTTCGGCTTCATCCCGGCTCGCAACGGAGTCGGCGCCGCCGCCGGCCGGGCAGGGCGCGGCCCAGAGCCCCGCGACACCTCCGAGCCGGCCCGGCCGCTCGACGAGGATGTCGTCCCCGGCGGACCCGTGCCGTTCACGGCTGTCGAGATCTACACCCGGCCCCGGCCGGTCCAGGATTTCCAAGCGGTGCGGCAGTTACGCAGCCTGATCCCGCATACCGACGTCATCCACGCGCACGGGTTCCGCGCTGCCGCGCTCACCGGCCTGGCACTAGGGCGCCGCCGGCCCGGCCGCACCCCGCTGGTGGCGACGTGGCACAACGCCGTTCTGGGCAGCTCATCGCGCCGGTTCGTGCTGACCAGCCTGGAACGCCTTGCCGCCAAGCGCGCCGACATGACCCTCGGCGCATCTCTGGACCTCGTCGAGCGCGCCAGCATGCTAGGAGCGGGCGATAGCCGCCTGGCTCCGGTGGCGGCGCCGGCCATGGCCCCACCGGTACGTAGCCGTGAGCAGATCCGTGCCGAGTTCGGTGCCGGTGACCGGCCGGTGGTCCTTGCGGTCGGCCGGTTGGCACCACAGAAGGACTACGACACATTGCTGGCCGCCGCCGCGCTGTGGCAGCAGCGAGAGCCGCGCCCATTGCTGGTCGTCGCCGGCGACGGCCCGGAGATGGACCGGCTCCGGCGCGATGCCGACAACGCCCGCATCGACGTGCTCTTCCTCGGCCGTCGCGACGACGTGCCAGACCTGCTGGCCGCGGCCGACACCTACGTCATCACCTCCACATGGGAGGCCCGGGCCCTGGTTGTCCAGGAGGCGATGCGAGCCGGCGTACCCGTCGTCGCCACCGCCGTTGGTGGCCTTCCGGAGCTGGTCGGCGATGACGCCAAACTGGTTCCACCGGGCGAGCCCGCGGCCGTAGCCTCCGCGGTGACGAAGCTGCTGGACGAGCCCGAGCTTGGCCGTGAGCTCGCCGAGCGTGGGCGGCAGCGGGCGGCGCACTGGCCCGACGAAGACGCTACCGCTGCGCAACTGGCAGCGATCTACGCCGAGCTCGTGAGGTAGGTCGACCCTACGGTCCTGGGAGCCCGCCCCGGACCCCGGACCCCGGACCCCGGACCCCGGACCCCGGACCCCGGACCCCGGACCCTCCGGTTCATGGATCCTCTCCTTGCCCAGCAGACTCGGTCGGAGAGAGGCTTCGCCATCGGCCTCCCTCGCTGATGCCCACCACACCATGGAGAGAATCCATGAACCGGAGGGTTGCGCGGCCGTGTACGCTGCGGTTTCGTACGCCGGACCGCAGACATGCCCACCACACCATGCAGACTTCGGCCCCCGGAACATAGCGCGGCGGGGCTTGGCGGCGGAAGCAAACGAGCAATTAGGCGACGGCGGTGTTGATGATGGCTGTGCGCTGGCGCCAGTGGGACCAGTAGGCACCCTTGTAGCCGAGTATGGTCAGATGTAGCAGGAACGGGTTGTCGGCGTAGTTGTTGTCTTCCTGGGACAGCCCCGGGGCGGTCGGCAGCATCACCCGGTGCCGTTCGTTGTCCGGCACCCAGTCCCAGAGCAGCTGCAGACTGGTCAGCCATCGTGTGTTCGGGCCGAGCCGACCACGTCCTTCGGGCAGGTCCGGGGAGAAGTAGTACACCGGCCGGAAATCCCCGGAGGGCGCGAACATGAATTGTCGCTCGTACTCGACGGGTCCGGAGCATTTGGCCGCAGGCGTGAGCAGGATCGGTTCGGTGGCGGTGTTGGATTGCAGACCGGGTACGGTCCACATGCCGCCGCTCGTCTCAGCCAGCCGCTGACCCAGCGGTGAGTACGGGAACACCCGGATCCCCAGGGTGTATCCGACGACGGTCGCATCCAGCGATTGCAGGGCGTCAACGCAGGCGCGCATCGTGTGTTCGGTCTCGCCCGGCATTCCGAGCAGCGCCTCCACCATGGTGAGCATCCCGTGATCGGAGGCCAGCCGGCACAGCCGGCGCACATCGTCGAACGTGTAGAACCGGGTCCCTTTTGCGCTCACCTTCCACCCGTCGAGAAGTTCATCGCGCACGTGATCGGGGGCGACGTTGATGCCCGCGCAGCCGGCGCGGGCCAGCAGCTCGGCGTACTCTTCGTCGAACGGTGCGGGCTGGACATAGATCCACAGCCGTAGCTGGTGCAGGGGGGACGAGGCGTCGGACTCCTTGCGGCGGATGATCTCACGCAGGACCGCCTTGCTGTGGGCGATGTTGAGATTGAACTCGCTGTCGGTGGTGTGTAAGTCGTGAACGCCCTGCGCGGTGAGAGACTCCATTTCGTCCACCACGGCCGTTTCGGCGCGACGCGCGAACTGATGCCCCTTGGCGTCAGGCTCGACGCAATGGGTGCACGCGAAGCTGCACCCGTTCTTGGTGAGGATGTTTCCGAGTCCACCGTGCCGGTAGTACGCGAGATTGTCGACCCGACGGGGCACACCTGAACGGCGGGCGTATGGAGTAGAGCGGTTTACCAGCGAGACACGGCCGAGCCCGGCACGCCCATCTGGTTGGGGCGCCTGGTGTACTCCGAGGACCGGATCGTTGATGATCAAGCCCGCCACCGTCGTCGGCGCCCGGCCTTTGTCCAGCGTGGAGGCGAGATCCACGATGGTCACTTCACCTGGCCCTTTCACGCCGAACTCGATGCCGAAATACTCGACCAAGGCGAACGGCATCGACGAGAAGCCGACGCCGCCGGCAACGATAGGCGCATGAGAATGGTGCCGGATCGCCCGGATGATGTCGCGGTGCGAGTCCAGGAATACGCGCTGCTCTTGCGGGTAGATCGTGTCAGTGTTGCGAATGGTGACGCCGACGAGTATCGGATCACGGTTCGAGAAGAAACGGGCAATCGCGTGCCGCCACAGCTCCCGGCGCAGGGTGAGGTCGAGCACCTCCACGTCGAAACCGGCAGCTTCCAGCGACGTCGTCAAGATGTCGAGCGCATACGGGGTAATAGGAGGGTGGACGAGGTTCGGATTGACCAATGTGACGAGCTTCGGGCTCAACGCAGCTCCTTCGCGATCAGCCCGGCACACTGAAGAAGTCGGGCCGGGGCCGACGATGCCCAGGATCATGACACTTCGGCGAGCTGTGCACAGGGGCCAATTGATGAGCCAGTAGTCTGGGCGGCCGGTGTCCTGCAACCGTGCACAGAACCTGGCGGAAAGTGGATCAAATGCTGCGGAATCTGTACGCCTTGTAGGGGGCCAGTATTTCTATCGTGATGGGCGGGGCGGTTCTCACTTCCGACGAAGGGAATCGTGGTGGAATCAGGAAAGCCCATCTGGGACGTCATCAGGCACGCTCGGGATGGGAAGGGCCTTAGCCAACGTGAGCTTGCCGAGCGCCTCGCGGCGGTATCGGGAAAGACATCTGTGACGCGAGACGATGTGAAGCGGTGGGAAACCGGCAAGCGGATTCCGCGGCCGGCATGGCGGCACTGGCTCGCCGATGTCCTCGAGATCCCGGTGGAACGACTGGACGTGGCCGCGCGGCTGGCGCGTCACGCTCGCAGGTGCCGGGTCAGCTCAGTGGCGCCAACACGGCCGTGAAGTGCCGTAATGTGCCGGCCTGTTCGACTATTCGATAGCCGGGGACCTCCGCGGCTTTGGAAGCGACGCGCGCGGCCACCTCGGCTACGTACTCAAGATGACTCTTCGTGTACACGCGCCTCGGAAGCGTGAGCCGGACCAGTTCGCGGGGGGCCGCGACATCTGGTCCACCGGAGGGATCGACCCGGCCGAATACCAGTGTGCCGAGATCGCAACCCCGGATGGCACCGGCCAGGTAGAGCTCGTTCGCTAAGGCAGTTGCGGGGAAAGCTAGGGCGGAGATGTGCGGTAGTAGGAGACGCGCGTCTATGTAGACGGCGTGACAGCCAGTCGGTTCAACAACTGGCAGGCCGGCCGCTGCGAGCTGGTCACCGAACCAGCGTGCCGACTCGGCTCGGTACCGCAAGTAGTCTGGATCGGTCACTTCCCGTAGGCCTTGTGCCAGCGCGTCGAGATCGCGCCCGGCCAGCCCGCCATAGGTGGGGAAGCCCTCGGTCTCGATCAGCCGGTTGCGGCATGCGCGTGCAAGATCTGCGTCTCGCACGGCGATCATCCCGCCGATGTTGCCGATGCCGTCTTTCTTCAGACTTGCCCAGCAACCATCCGCCATCGCGAACGTAGCCCGTGCCACGTCACGAGGCGCCGAGTTCGCGTACGACTGGTCGCGCTGAGTCACGAGATAGGCGTTCTCGGCGAACCTCGAGGCGTCGAGCAGCAACATGACTCCGTGCCGGTCGCACAGTTCGCGCACGGCGGCCACGTTCGCCGGTGATACCGGCTGGCCGCCGCCGGCGTTGTTCGTGATGGTGAGAACCACACACCGAACTCGGCCGACGCCGGACTCGTGAAGATGCTCGTTGAGCGCCACGAGGTCGATGTCGCCGCCGAACGGTTTGGAGGCGTTCTGCTCCACTGGTAGGTCTACTGCTATCGCGCCGGCCGCCTCGACGCTGGCCCGGGTGGTGTCGAAATGGGTATTGCTGACCGATACGTCGCCGGGGCTCAGGGCACTTGTGAGCAGGATTCGCTCGGCCACACGTCCTTGATGTGCCGGGATCACCTCCGGGAAGCCAGTGAGTTCCTCGACGACTGACTCGAAGCGCTCGAACGAGCGTGCTCCGGCGTAGGACTCGTCACCTCGAAAGAGAGCGGCCCATTGCTCGGCCGACATCGCGCTGGTCCCGGAGTCGGTCAACAGGTCGATGGTGATCATCCGGGCCGGCACGCGGAACAGGTTGTAGCCAGCGTTGGACAGCATGGTCCGTCGTTCCTCGCTGGTAGGGAACGGAATCGGCTCGACGGCTTTGATCCGGAACGGTTCCATGAAAGCGGGCACTGTCGCGGTCCTTTCCGAGCGGGATGTGAGGAGATCAGGCGAGGAATTCCGACCAGTCTGCGCGATGCGACGACCCGGCAACAGGGGCCAGTTTGGAGGCCGACCGACCGGTCTGATAGGGGCTCGTTTGTAGTCATTGGTGACATCAGGTCAGCAGAGCGGTACCGTTCTTGGATCTCGTGTCCTCAGGTTTACGGCAACACGGGGGTACTGGCCGATACCTGGCGATCGTGTGTGCGGGGGTGCGTGGCGCCTTGCCGGGCACCTGACTGGGTAGGGCGAAGGAAGAAGGGGAAGCTGATGGCTGCCTTGCCCCTCGAACGTTTCGAGCTGTTTCGTTCGCAGGATCTTGACGAGACCCGTGAGATCGTGGGACGGATCTTCTGCGAACACCGGCTGGACCTCGCAGGGAGGGACCACAGACTAGACGCCCGGATGCATTCGCATCGCCTCGGGCAGATCGTCGCCAACTTCATGTGGTACGGGGGCGACGTCTACATTGAGCCAGGTTTGCTCGATACTTTCTACGTTGTTCAGATTCCGCTGTCCGGCCGTAGCGTGGTCCACTGCGGTAACAAGGAGGTGTATTCCACGTCCGCTATCGGTTCGGTCATCTCACCTACCGAGTATCTCCGGCAGCGTTGGTCTCCGGATTGCCAGCAGATCATTATCCGGATCGAGCGCACGGCACTGCAGGCGCATCTGCGTGACATCCTCGGGGTGCCGCTGTGGGAGCCCTTGGTGTTCGAGCCCGAGTTCCGGATCACCGACGGCCCCGCGGCCAGCTGGGTTCGCTGGTGCCACGCTCTGATCCATGAGCTCGAGCAGCCGGAAGGGCTGATATTCAACGAGTATGTGGCCCGTCAAGCTGAGTACACACTCATGTCCGGTCTGCTGGCGGCGCAACGGCACAACTATTCTGAGTTCCTCGAGGAAAAGAAGCTGCCGGTCGTGCCTTCTCGCCCGGTGAAAACCGCGCGAGAAATGATCGACGCACATCCGGAGTGGTCCCACACCGTCCAGAGCCTTGCTGGGTACGCGCACGTCAGCGAGCGCACTCTGCAAGCCGGGTTCAACGAGGTACTGCAGACAGGCCCCAAGGCGTACCTGACCGACGTGCGCATGCAACGGGCACACCAGGAGCTCTACGCCGCGGCGCCCGGTACTACCACGGTTTCCACCGTCGCTCGTCGGCTGGGCCTCAACCATGTCGGCCGATTCGCCGCCGAGTACAAAAGGCGCTTTGGCGAATTGCCCTCGGAAACGCTGCGGCGATGACGACCCGGCGATGACCACGCGGATGGCGTGGTCATCGTCGACCGGTCTGGTCCGTGTTCAGGTGTACAGGCCCAATTCGTGGACCCTGTCGCAGGCTTCTTTCAACAGAAAACGCACGGTGGGTACCAAGGCCTCGACGTCTTCTGCGCTGACCTG harbors:
- a CDS encoding copper transporter is translated as MIDFRYHLVSIIAIFFALAAGIVLGAGPLSDTIDDTLTDQTSDLREDNRRLREQLETANEEQAYQEAFVNEITPRLVSDQLEGERVAVIALPGASEDTVEEVSEALERAGAEADLTVSIEPAWTDPDSEPVLDQLATEMVSSGTELGAGNGFDRGAAVLAAALLSRSPENGEADAPARTVDTMVVTAYEEAGMIQLGHDASTTPTMAVAVAGPVSGDDADERLSRLLKLTDELRANSDGVVVGGPPATAQNGLVAALRGADVEDDADEVSTVDVIDLPTGRVAAVFALAEQQRGGSGHYGIVGDTDGALPPVQDSDAEDDDEDPGTDDGSDSDDEDPEDPEDVEDEADEAGNN
- the murJ gene encoding murein biosynthesis integral membrane protein MurJ — translated: MRARRVAAGVTAGIAGGAALIAAISVIARVVGFGRQLVFQSTIGQTVLGEIFATINALPNVVFEIVAGGALASVVVPLIAAAASRGDTEHVRQTVSALLGWTLIVLVPVVLLGALLAGPIVELMLRGRGGAEGAEVGRTMLLVFLPQIPLYGIAVVTAGVLQAHRRFLAAALAPIVSSLVVAGTFVVFARVFAGGDRNDLATLDRRSELILAGGTTTGVLLLTLTTFVPMLLRVTGLRPTLTFPPGVARRAASLAGAGIVTLTAQQLAYLMSYLMSNEHAGTGGAVTFLNSWMVYLLPYAVLAVPIATAAFPRLTTHAADDHDAYARTLAGSTRAVLAASGAGAAVLIATAWPVAAFFGLLDHGDVPIERMAWALVAFAPGLLGYGLVAHLGRALYARGRGRAAATATASGWLLVLVMAVVLASNVEEERVTAALGLAHSAGMTLAGILLLRAVAKDSGREALAGVGRSLAGVIVGAAAGGAAGWWVAASLPDSSSGTILTSGVLSALTAVVVALLVILATDRKALAVVLRK
- a CDS encoding glycosyltransferase, whose amino-acid sequence is MTEPIRVTIVLSTSSGGVGRHVRSVVDRLPALGVRPSVAAPVATGEHFGFIPARNGVGAAAGRAGRGPEPRDTSEPARPLDEDVVPGGPVPFTAVEIYTRPRPVQDFQAVRQLRSLIPHTDVIHAHGFRAAALTGLALGRRRPGRTPLVATWHNAVLGSSSRRFVLTSLERLAAKRADMTLGASLDLVERASMLGAGDSRLAPVAAPAMAPPVRSREQIRAEFGAGDRPVVLAVGRLAPQKDYDTLLAAAALWQQREPRPLLVVAGDGPEMDRLRRDADNARIDVLFLGRRDDVPDLLAAADTYVITSTWEARALVVQEAMRAGVPVVATAVGGLPELVGDDAKLVPPGEPAAVASAVTKLLDEPELGRELAERGRQRAAHWPDEDATAAQLAAIYAELVR
- the tsrT gene encoding tryptophan 2-C-methyltransferase, whose translation is MSPKLVTLVNPNLVHPPITPYALDILTTSLEAAGFDVEVLDLTLRRELWRHAIARFFSNRDPILVGVTIRNTDTIYPQEQRVFLDSHRDIIRAIRHHSHAPIVAGGVGFSSMPFALVEYFGIEFGVKGPGEVTIVDLASTLDKGRAPTTVAGLIINDPVLGVHQAPQPDGRAGLGRVSLVNRSTPYARRSGVPRRVDNLAYYRHGGLGNILTKNGCSFACTHCVEPDAKGHQFARRAETAVVDEMESLTAQGVHDLHTTDSEFNLNIAHSKAVLREIIRRKESDASSPLHQLRLWIYVQPAPFDEEYAELLARAGCAGINVAPDHVRDELLDGWKVSAKGTRFYTFDDVRRLCRLASDHGMLTMVEALLGMPGETEHTMRACVDALQSLDATVVGYTLGIRVFPYSPLGQRLAETSGGMWTVPGLQSNTATEPILLTPAAKCSGPVEYERQFMFAPSGDFRPVYYFSPDLPEGRGRLGPNTRWLTSLQLLWDWVPDNERHRVMLPTAPGLSQEDNNYADNPFLLHLTILGYKGAYWSHWRQRTAIINTAVA
- a CDS encoding helix-turn-helix domain-containing protein encodes the protein MESGKPIWDVIRHARDGKGLSQRELAERLAAVSGKTSVTRDDVKRWETGKRIPRPAWRHWLADVLEIPVERLDVAARLARHARRCRVSSVAPTRP
- a CDS encoding tryptophanase is translated as MPAFMEPFRIKAVEPIPFPTSEERRTMLSNAGYNLFRVPARMITIDLLTDSGTSAMSAEQWAALFRGDESYAGARSFERFESVVEELTGFPEVIPAHQGRVAERILLTSALSPGDVSVSNTHFDTTRASVEAAGAIAVDLPVEQNASKPFGGDIDLVALNEHLHESGVGRVRCVVLTITNNAGGGQPVSPANVAAVRELCDRHGVMLLLDASRFAENAYLVTQRDQSYANSAPRDVARATFAMADGCWASLKKDGIGNIGGMIAVRDADLARACRNRLIETEGFPTYGGLAGRDLDALAQGLREVTDPDYLRYRAESARWFGDQLAAAGLPVVEPTGCHAVYIDARLLLPHISALAFPATALANELYLAGAIRGCDLGTLVFGRVDPSGGPDVAAPRELVRLTLPRRVYTKSHLEYVAEVAARVASKAAEVPGYRIVEQAGTLRHFTAVLAPLS
- a CDS encoding AraC family transcriptional regulator, which translates into the protein MAALPLERFELFRSQDLDETREIVGRIFCEHRLDLAGRDHRLDARMHSHRLGQIVANFMWYGGDVYIEPGLLDTFYVVQIPLSGRSVVHCGNKEVYSTSAIGSVISPTEYLRQRWSPDCQQIIIRIERTALQAHLRDILGVPLWEPLVFEPEFRITDGPAASWVRWCHALIHELEQPEGLIFNEYVARQAEYTLMSGLLAAQRHNYSEFLEEKKLPVVPSRPVKTAREMIDAHPEWSHTVQSLAGYAHVSERTLQAGFNEVLQTGPKAYLTDVRMQRAHQELYAAAPGTTTVSTVARRLGLNHVGRFAAEYKRRFGELPSETLRR